One region of Gymnogyps californianus isolate 813 chromosome 28, ASM1813914v2, whole genome shotgun sequence genomic DNA includes:
- the LOC127026452 gene encoding olfactory receptor 10A7-like, whose protein sequence is MKPTEGPELGNHTLLTEFVLSGLSNHPALQHLLFFTFCLIYTITIIGNLLIFMVTVHPTLRMPMYFFLRVLSFLDISTASSVVPKMLVNFLSEDRSISYMGCATQLYCVIFLAATEWYILAAMAYDRYVAICNPLRYAIIMNCRVCHSLVLLSCCSGNVVSVVQTAWVFTLPFCGPKKINYFFCDIPPLIMLSCTDTSSYEKQIITATVLVIFAPFCLILVSYACIISSILKISSAEGRHKTFSTCSSHLIVVTLYCGSGTLIYLRPKSSNSQDIKKVLALIYTTIIPTLNPLIYSLRNKDVKEVLIKIIAELRKI, encoded by the coding sequence ATGAAGCCAACAGAGGGACCAGAACTAGGAAACCACACTCTGCTGACCGAATTTGTCCTCTCTGGATTGTCCAACcacccagcactgcagcactTGCTGTTCTTCACATTCTGCTTGATTTACACCATCACCATCATTGGGAACCTTCTCATCTTCATGGTCACAGTGCACCCCACCCTCCGCATgcccatgtacttcttcctccgGGTCTTGTCCTTCCTGGATATTTCCACAGCATCGAGTGTTGTTCCCAAGATGCTGGTAAACTTCCTGTCAGAGGACAGGAGCATTTCCTACATGGGCTGTGCCACGCAGCTCTACTGTGTGATTTTCTTAGCAGCCACTGAATGGTACATTTTGGCAGCCATGGCCTATGACCGTTACGTGGCCATATGCAACCCCCTTAGATATGCAATCATCATGAACTGCAGAGTTTGTCATTCCTTGGTCCTGCTGTCATGCTGCAGTGGTAATGTTGTGTCTGTGGTGCAGACAGCTTGGGTGTTCACATTGCCGTTTTGCGGACCCAAGAAGATTAACTACTTCTTCTGTGATATTCCCCCACTTATCATGCTCTCCTGCACCGACACCTCTTCATATGAAAAGCAGATCATTACAGCCACAGTGCTGGTCATCTTTGCACCATTTTGTCTCATCCTGGTATCCTATGCCTGCATCATCTCCAGCATCCTGAAGATTTCCTCTGCAGAGGGCAGGCACAAGACCTTCTCCACCTGTTCCTCACACCTTATTGTTGTAACATTGTACTGTGGAAGTGGGACCTTGATTTACTTACGGCCAAAATCCAGTAATTCACAAGACATTAAGAAAGTCCTAGCTCTCATATACACAACCATAATTCCCACATTAAACCCCCTGATTTACAGCCTGAGGAATAAAGATGTGAAAGAAGTACTAATCAAAATTATAGCTGAGCTGAGGAAGATATGA